From the genome of Phoenix dactylifera cultivar Barhee BC4 chromosome 5, palm_55x_up_171113_PBpolish2nd_filt_p, whole genome shotgun sequence:
AGATTACATGATGACATATCATATCACTAACAGGTTAAACAAGGAGAGTAGAAGAAATGAACGAAAGAAATTTATGATAGCCAACCAGAAACTCATTTAAAGAAGAACAGCATGTGAGAACTCAAACCACGAAGAAGATACAGCTCCTCGGTAAGATCCATTTAATTGACTCTAAAGTACACAGCCAATGATAACAGATGAATGGTTCATCCTGATAACCAAACTGCCTTTAACCAAATTAAGCATGTAAACAATTATGTCCTTCGATTCTCAGTAATAAAAATTTGCTAAAATGTAACTCAACGAGaatcaaacaaacaaaaaaaactgGTCAAGCAGAACTGATCAAAATGCTTCTTGGTGACTGTCATCCAAATGGAAGCAGCTCTCTGAACCCGTTAAGAAGATGTCGCTGCTGTAGCCCTCCTCCTTGGAGTTGCTTCAGTTCCTAAAAGAGAAAATCCACATGATTTATAAGAATACCAATAAGAGAAACTGAAACCAAAATATTTCAGTTGATATTAAAGTTTCGAGTAATTATAGCCAGTGACCACATAAAACAAGGTTAATATGAAACCATCACGAAAGAGTTGAACAATGACCAAAATGAGCAAAAGACCAAAAGAAATTTacagataaaagataaataagCCACTGGCCCTTTGTTATATAGCCATAAATGCCAAGCAAAAATTGATCGACATATATAGGCCTTGTATGCTAAAAATCAACACAATGATCTGATTCTAGCTTTTGCAGCATACATAAATATTTCTGAATGTCTTCATTCAAAGGGGCAATACCTTCTCTGAAATTGCTCTTGAACCTTCGAGGCAAGTGACGAAGATACCTCATCCTTCCTGTGCCTGTTGTCTTTCTTCTTATGGCCTTCACACTCCAATTATCTGTTACATGATAGATATATAGAATGTTTGTCACTGACAAAAACCACTTCACGGCAAGGTCAAGTGCCAAGTTATccaatcaatgaagttgaaagTACTAAAACTGCCACAAATTGCTGGGAGTAAGCCACAATGGATTTGGGCCAAAGCATCAGTCATCACAGTGTCTCCTTAATAAGAAACAAAAGGTAGGCTAGAATATGTCATGACAGAAAAATATAGGAACAATTGACAGAGTATTTTGTTGCATTATTTTATTGCACGATTTTAGTACAAATTATTATTCTAGTGGTCTACATATTCTGCACGAAAACAGATCATCAATAATTGATTAAACATGTCCTCAATTTACGTTTTTCCTAGATTTTTTCTTATTTAGCCCCAAATTTTAACTCATTCTACCTTTTTCTTTATTGCTTTCAGATGCCTCACAGACAACTATTACatctcagcaaaaaaaaaaatgaaataaaagtgGGAGTACAAATATTAATCCGTAcacaaaataaggaaaaaaaatttaaaaaggagAAATTAATTCCCCAACCTCCCGTTGATTGTGGTATAATAGAAAGTTCTTATTGAGCGGAACTTCTATTTCCGGTCCAAACATACCGCTAATCCTAATTCCCGGTCCCTAATAgcgattttcattttttaaaattccAAAGATGCCCCAAGAATAAGATTTTAAGGGTTGAAATGCAGATATAGGATTCCTGCTATCCCCAAGCCGATTGCGATTCAAAGAAGACTCGGTCAAAAGCAACAAAGTGCAGAGGATTCCTCTTTACGGACCTTCTTTACCTCATATTTTATAGAGAGAGAaccaaaagggaaagaaaagatttGGCAAACATAGAAGAAGAGAATTTGCCCACTTCAATTGTCGAAATAAGCTTCCATAAAAAATCTCTACTGGCCAAAAATTCTTGAATCGCAATCGGCCAGGATATTGGGATCTCGGTAATCGGTATATCAACTTGGAGAAGAATACATAAGAAGCAAGTCGGCCAGGGGATAGCAGGACCTCGACAATCGGCCAGGGGATAGCAGGACCTCGACAATCGGCCAGGGGATAGCGGGATGAGTTTCTATAAAAAACTACTTTTGATCGAGTCTTCTTTGATAGCAGGAATTTTGTGCCGCATTTCAACCGTTAAAATCTTGTTTGTGGGGCATcttcgaaatttaaaaaaatgaaaatcacTATTAGGGACCGAAAATTAGGATTAAAAGAATGTTTGGTCCAAAAATAGCAGTTTCGATCAATAAGTACTTTCTGTTATACCACAATCATCGAAAGGATGGGGaattaatttttctaaaaaattatatatcacAAGCCCTCTGAACCGGTTGTTATAAAACTGGTCAATAGAGACTAAAAGTTAAATTCCAGTCCAAGGATGGACTGGACTTtaacttccaaaaaaaaaaaattgaaccaGCGTGGGGCAACAATCATTTCATCCAATATTTCATTCCCTTCACGCAGTAGCATGCGTTGCACATCTCATGCCCTTGTGACCATTGCCCAGAACCGCCGCCGCTTAAACAGTTTGCCCCTTTTAAATGCTCCTTTTAAATGATAGAACGCTTTATTGAAAAAATTAACAGCTAGAGAGATTTAAACACTCATATCACCTTCAAAGAAAGCGCTAGATTTACTAAATCGAGGCAAAGTTACAGAGAAATTACGCACAAATTTTATAAAGATAAAACAGCGCCCATCAGTCTGCGgaaattatccaaatttttgcattaaagaagaaaacagaatttCGTGTTGCGATTTCGTGGATTTTCCAACAAAGAAAATTCACCAAATCCATCAGATCCATGAGTTGCTGATAAGACATCAACATAACTAGTACATGCCCTAAACAATATCTTAATCCactaaaaaactcaaaaaaataaaaagagccaaaaaaagaaaagtatcaAAAGATTGCGACTGGATCGGTGAGAGCACTTACACTTGCGGATTCGCGCAGAGGGGTATCCACAGGAGGCGCAACGGCTCTTCTGGAGGTGGAAGCTCCTGCGACCGCACCTCACGCAGAGCGTGTGGGTCTTGTTCCTCCTCTTGCCGAAGCTCCCCGTGCCCTTACCCTGCCATCAAACCAAACAGAAAAAGTAAAAGCCGCCGCTCAGAGCAAGGATTAGCGAAACACCGAGAGGAATCCCCATGGGATCGGCTTTACCATTTTAGAACGGCGTTCTTCCCGGTCGCACCTTCTGAGATTGGCTCGGCGGCGGACGCGAGAATGAGAAAGAAGCGCGCACTCACCAAAACCCTAGCCGGCAACTCGGAGCAGCGAATCTTATGGCCTTTTGTCTTGTACTGTTGCCCTCTATCTTTGGGAAAATTACAGAAAGGCTTCGTCAAATCCAATGGCCGTGATTTGAGATCAACGGACAAGCAAATTCTAGCCGTTAATTGAACCGTACATGGAGGAACCAAGGTTCGTCATGCAAGGGTGATAACGGCAGTTAATAGTCCAGGTTTGATCAAACTCGTACCAATATAGTTTGAGATTAAAAAATATGCTGCTATAAGAATAATgctctaaaataaaaaataaaacataatggtcaataaaaaatattttgtgaTTGTTGATTGAGTGACAAATCATTTTCTTTGCTACTttagaaatttaaaattatgaatattaatttatatggatgaatgcCAAAAATGCTACATAATGATCGTCACTGTTAATATATAATGGCCATTGTACTAAAATGGcaatcaaatatttcttattgtTTGAACTTACTCCTATAGCGTGTGAATGAGTGTGGTTTGATAATGGATTTTAGGAGGTGGAAAATACCTCGAAAACTCTCCCTATAGTTGTAAggattatatcatatatttagctGAGTCATATGGTAGTCTCTTTCCAATGCCAAcaagaaaaaaatctaaaactATTTTCAATAATCATCGTTCAAAACTATATTATAAATATCTCGATGAATGATCATTATCGAATGAACTTAGATCTCATTTAAAAGAAGACAAGATGTTCTAAGATCTTGATCAATGCATGGAGTCTACAATATGTTGATATAAAGAGCATTCTCAAGTATTCATTTTGTATTTGACCTGTGATATAATAAAAACAAGAAGTGGAGCTCATGTATTTATGGTTTCTGTTCttttgaaataaaagaaaaaaattaatctgCATatcattatgaaaaattataaaattcatgtccaattatttgattatttttatagGCATATTTTTAGTTGATCTCATCTCTTTTCAGTTTTATCCCATCAAATTCTTTTGAATCATTaacaaatatcaaaaaatatttatagatTGTATTTACAGATGTTCTTGCACtaatcttaaaaaaaagaaatgattagAAAACTACAATAGCTACATTCAGAACaaaaattcaaagtaaaatttaATTTCTTTGATTGCATTTCACTTTAGTATAAATGTTTTGTAGGTTGTGTATGCAACCACGTATAGCGTAATTAATCTTCATGTTCTTACAAAATGGAAATTGGGAGGGTTATGAGATCCAAGGATTCTATCATCCAAGCAAGAAGCACCAACCTCAAGTATATCATAAAGTTATCGGATTGTGACATTATAAGTTATCGGAATGCGACATTATGCAAACTTGACTATGCTTGACAACCTATTTGGTGcaaatggaagaagaaaaaaatgattagGATGTTGATGAGCCATGCTAGACTCAGCAACTTGAAAATGCGTTtggaaaaacaaaattaaaaaaaagaagggcgCGGGGGAGGGGAGACGGTGAAGAAGTTTTACCAAATCTGGCTAAAATTAAGCTTAAACTAACTTAACCTGCTCTAGCTCTTTAAGATCCCAATGAAAAGAGAAGCTACCATGAGGCTGAgttatttttttgcaaaataaaaCCACCTCTACTCAGTGCGACTAGGATTTGATTATCAAATTCTTTGGTAATTTTTTTAGTAGGCTTTGGATTTTCTACAACACCGAGTTTGGGATATAATAGTTGATGGGGGtgaaatggatcgtccagcccacagCTAAAAGGCCGCCCAGTTTTGACCCAATAAACGCCAACATCGATTGCTTGAATCCTTGGTCCGGCCCAGAATCAGCTCGGCCTTGGACTCCGCCAAAAGCTCCATCGGCTTCGGATATTCGCCGTCTCCCCCGACCAAGTTTGGAGCGCCTCCAATACTCGCCGACCCGCCCCGACTAAGCTCGGGGCGCCTACTTCAGTAGTATGCCCCGATCCTCGAGCTCGGGGcactccaccgagcacaccttGGAATCCGGGGAGTCTAGCTATCCTCCGCACCCGTCTAGCCGACCTCGCCAAACGCATGACACGACCTCTCAACGGGCTCGGCCTCGCCAACAACCGCACCCATGTGCGTGCCCACACCCTCCTACGTGGCTGTTCATTATAACACCATCGCGCCATGCTTCGATAGCTGACCCTCGACAGTCAAAGGACGGCACTATGACTACTTCGACCATACCCGGCTGTGATTGTCAACACCTTACCGTTCTCGAGAACGGACATCTCCACACTTCACTAACCAGCCTTAGCTGCGCGCCATTCGGCTCAAAGCCACGCCCCCTCTCATGATGAGGGCGGACAGTGCCTCTGCCACTTGGGCTTCTTTaccgggactataaatagcccgatCAGATAACTTATAAGGGACTATTTGGTTGAGCCAAATttatccactctaacttgatcatcGGATGGCCCTCACCGAAAACACCGGTGAGGTTTTGTGCAGGTCCGTCGCTGCCGTCGCGTAGGAGGTGGCCcccgtcttcttcttccaaccATCGacggctccctcgactcctcaAGCgtagtcaccctcgggccaaatttgaatcaCAATAATAGTCATTCGGATATAACCCGTATAATGCATGGGATGTAGTTATTTCTTTTTTCAGCTATTCTTGAATGGAGTATAGAATAGATaacaaaaaatagaataaaagtCCATAGATACAAGAGCCcaattattttctaaaataaattttgatgttAATATTGTGATATTATAATACCATACAAAATTCTAATAGTGAATGTATATCTATCAATatagtaaaataatatattataataaaaaaataagatcgTGATCCAACATttatatcataaaaaaaaaagtattgcaTTTAGGAGTTATTTAAATACATTACAGTGGGACCATTAATGATCATACCTTCATTTTTAAGTAAGATCATGATTGTAAAAATGTAATAGAGTTGAGCAAAACATTGAATATGGGTAGGGTACAACACTaatggaaagtattttttactaGTATCATCATACATTAAGCAAACATagttattaataatatattttttatatttaataaaGTTTAATGagctaataaatttttattgatgataatATAtccaaatataaaattttattaataatgtTATTAAATGGATGTCTCTATGGCAAATGGAGAGCTTGCACAAGCAGAATCTCCCTTTCTCTTTGCGCGTAAAAAATGGATGCATgccaaataataattaaaatataagtGCAAGCAAAGAATAATTATAGCAAGCAAACTTGCCCATGTCATGGATgattatgccaaaaaaaaaagctatcacAAGCTAATCATGGCACACAACTATCAATCATGCTTGCCCTTattttattaacaaaattatttttggccaaaatttattcaaaattacaaccaaacaaaaaaaaaacaacttatattatgattattattattattattattttatattttttgtctATTTTTTTGAGCGAGGTCTTGATACAAATggcattattattttaattgacATAACTCGTCATGATCCATTTTTTATAAGTTAGGATATCATAAAAAAAACtatatggaggatattttagttAATTATGCTAGTACAATCAAAATAATCAAAGATTCTAGTATTTGCTTTTCAAAATTATTAGCAAGAAActgatataaatatatttaaattttaagcccaACTATTGCAAAACACTTTTGTTTTGGGACCGCTTGTCCCTCCCTCTTCCCCTGTCGGTTCCCCATTAAGGCATTGCCATCTTTATTGCGCCGGGCTCGGATTGGGTGTGCTCGGGCTCGATTTACGTCGGGCCCATTTGGCCATGGacccagaaaaacaaaaaagaaagaaaaaaaagcccaACCTACCAAAGAATTTATCCGTGTCTAAGTCCAAAATCCGACCCGCCTTGGTTTCAAACGAAGCATCTCGTTAATCCGTTAATCGCGCACGTTCCAAGGCTAGGATTGAAAGCTTGCGTGATGgagtggaaaaaatattttgaaaacgAAATATAACGACAATCAGAACAGGGATGGCACGTGGAAGACTGATAAAATCGAAATTTCAGCCGATGATGCGCTGAATCGGGGTCAATGTGCCGCTGAATCTTAGGTCTACATTACATCGGGACTTCATTTCATCAGCAGTAAGAATGTTTCAGAGAATCACATCCGTCCATTTAAAATTTCTCGTGCACCGTACGCAACGTAACTCTGCTTCAAGAAAAACGCGCCTAATGCGTCAACGCCGACCGCTTCCCATTTTCTGTGAGGGTATCTTCGGAAATCCGTCTCACCTCCCACCGTCACGTCCCCGTATGTACGTACACGAATTCCCATCCGAAGCGCGgcgagagaaagaggagggcaGAGGAACTGGGAAGGGACCTCGGTATCTCCTCGCCACCTCCGTGTACGCTTCCTCGATTCTAGCTGAGATCTAGGGTTTCTGGGGCCAGGCCTAGGGTTCCGATCTCTCTGCTGTAACGATGCTCTCATTGAGGGAGAAGGTGGCGGACAAGCTCTATCGTCTTCTTGCGGACTCGCCATCCTCGCCTTCCCCTCCGACTGCCGACTCCCCCATCGCTCGCGACGAGTCTCAGGTAATGCCGCCCGCTCGATGCTTACCTTACATTGCTTTCTGTTTGTGGGAAATATTTCATCTCTTCTTGCGTGATGGGTCACGGAATCCGATGGTACATTCCTTTTTGTAGCATTCAATTTCTCTAATCTTAGGGATTTCAAGTTGAAATCAAGATAACTTTTGTGTTTCTTTTGATCGATGTATTCTTGACGTCTGTGTCATCAGATGAATATTGTGAATTGACCTATTAGCTGTTGGAGGGGcatcaattctttatttttaatctgGGTATTTTAAttggctttttcttttttatataattattataatgagAACCTATTAGCTGTTCGTGGGATGCCCTTAGTATCTATggctctcctttttctttggtCTGTTTTAAATAATTAGTATAACGATACTTTATAGAAAGGGTGGATGCTCTCTGTCTTTTTCGCGAGTAGCAATAATGCCGTGGACTTTTAAAGTAACTTTCTCAGAAAAGATCAACTTGATGCCTCAACATTAGGGTTTGGGATTTATTTACAGGACATTTTGGCTTGATCTTTGATCACGAGAGCTTGACAGGTATATCATATCAACAAAAGTTTTTATAGAAGGTTAAGAGAAGGAAGCCCTTTCTGGTAGAAAACTTGGAGAGTCCTGATTCCAGATCAAGAACTTAGCACGGGGAAATTTCAACAACAGGGAATTTCCAGAGATCGTTGGGCCATTGAAATGTGAGAACGCGGCACAACTTGATTTTTTGatggaagaaaaagggaaattTCTGATGCAGTATGAGAATACTAGTGTATAAGAAATTTCAAATGGAAGGGAGTGGGGGAGGCAGTAAGTCAATTGAAAGATGACAAATCTATAAATAGAACTTTTCTATGAACATTTCTAGTTTGCTTTAGAAAGTGCTCGCTGCTCAGTGTCAGGGATTGGGAGTAAGGGAGCATGGTGATTTTTGTTGCTCTTTTAGAATTTTAACTTGTCAAATAAACAATGTAAGCTTTCAAGTGGTGGTTAAAATCTTAATGTTAGCTTAGGTTTTAATCAGGTTTTTGTTTAGCTAATCCTATGAGGTGCTAACTAAGAATGATGCCACTATTGTCTTAAATGATGTGTAGGTTACCCCAAATTTTTCATGAAAGCGTATATATTCCATTATAAATTACTCACAATTTTATTTCCGAGAATTAGCAACTTAAAATCATCAGTTATGCTTGAGTAAAATGAATCTTAACCATTTATATGAAgacgagaaaaaaaataaaaaaagagtgcACAAAACAGTTGGGTTGGTAACTGAGATGGAGAGATTTCAGGAAATATTGGGAAGCAAATTTAGAAAGGTAGTTGATGTCTAAAATGGTACGATTTAACTGTAGTTAACTAACGAATAAGAACATGACACATCATTAGTGATAACTGGGGAATCACCTTAACGATAACATTTctcctttttctatttttttctttatttttagtttcttgATAGTCAGATCAGCAATAGGTTTTAATGTTTTGGATGCTCAGACGAGCACCAATTTTGCTTTTGTTCTGACTTTTAGGTTTATATTTTAATGTATACACAACCTCAATGTGTATTTTCATCCATGTTCAAAATGACATGTTCCTTAAGTAGTTTATAGTTTTACTTTGTCATATAGTTTTTGAAGTGTAGGGTATTCTGCAGCATATGAAATaactatagatttttttttaattacgtAATTGAGTTTTAAAACAATTCTCATCCGACTTGATCAATAATATACAATCCTATGGTTGCTTCTGTTTTGAACAATGTTGCTTAGAAAAATATTGTTAACTTTGACTTGAATGATCATACTTGGATTAAAACTTGATCTCCATTCTTTTGAAACCTGCCTGGAtttttaacaaatatattttcttgctTTCCATGCCCATCATGTTGAATGTCTTGATCATTTCTTTCTACATGAGATTTGGATGACCTGCTAGTTAACAAAGATATAGTTTGAGGGAAAAACCTCTTAATTATTGATGAGATGAGATGACGATAAGGCTTTGCAGCATTGTTTTGTTACCTGTGCTGAtaatttatatatgtatgtcgTCATCATTGTTAAAAATGGAGCAAAATTCTTCTGAAGATGTAAGATTGATTCTTTTATCCATATAAAACCTAGCTATGATGACTGATTGGTGTCCCTCATGTCATGACTGCTTCAATCCACTCCTTTGTTCTATATGACACTTTAGCTGAACCTCTTTCCTGATTAAGCAATTAAGCAACTAATTTCCAAAGAAGTGACTGCATGATGCCAAATTACCCATTTCCATATCCCAGGATCGAGTGGGTGAATAAGTTTTAATTAGAGGATGCAAATGTCtggcttcttgtttttttttgacATGTGTTATTCTAGTTTAACATTTTATTATCAGTCGATTACCCTATCTTTGCATGTTAAAGTGCTAAGGTTTTATTGACAGATCCATCTTATCTTTTCCTGTGAATTTTCGTTTGTACTTGATTCCTTGCAATgctttatttgattgtaataacTAATCCTTACTAGCATGGGTTATACCACTCTACTCTTGAAGATTGATTTTCACTTAACAAAAATTCAGATTCCAGAATGAAGCAGAATGCATTAATGATCTCTGTTCCATCAAATTTGCATcttcatttttatattttcttatccaAACTCAAATCATACAGCATAAACATTTCACATTGTGCAGGCAGTGTCCTTTTCTTCAGAGGAATTTACCACTTCCAAGACATCTACTTTCTCTTCATACATTTTATCTCTTCTCCCTACA
Proteins encoded in this window:
- the LOC120110798 gene encoding 60S ribosomal protein L37-3-like — protein: MGKGTGSFGKRRNKTHTLCVRCGRRSFHLQKSRCASCGYPSARIRKYNWSVKAIRRKTTGTGRMRYLRHLPRRFKSNFREGTEATPRRRATAATSS